The Festucalex cinctus isolate MCC-2025b chromosome 6, RoL_Fcin_1.0, whole genome shotgun sequence genomic sequence ACACCAATGGAGAAGACGAGCACGCATATTCACTTTAAGGGCGGTGTCAGCATGGGCATTGGATCTTTTAATCTGGTGGGAGCGCTCACAAACCTACAATAGAGCCATTCACATAAAAGCATATCTAGAACTAAaacctcaaactttttttttttttctttccagatgCTATCTCTACTACCAACTAGAATCCTCAAACTAATGGAGTTTTTGGGTTTCTCAGGGGACAGGGTAGGTCTCTTCAGACCAATATTTTGATATGCACTCCTCACAAATGCGTATGTATGTTATATAAATGCATTCTACCTTTTGTGAGAAGTGTatagtatatactgtatatattcttCTGTGTCAAatgtgcttttgtttgtttgttttaatccaCAGGAGTTGGGTTTGTCCGAGTTGCGAGCGGGCGCATCCAGCGGCAGTCTGCGCTCCATTCTCAGCACCTTGACTCTGCTCATGTTTCACCTTTACATCTCAGTCATTCTGGGTAAAAAGCGGTTCTTATTTGATCActgaaatcaattttttttttttttttttttttttaaagcattctcTCATCTACCCAAAGGTCCTGGAGATGTGGACCTAATTGAGGCCGAGACTCTGCTAGAGCCTTATGCTGAAAGGTTCCCAAaagtaagccattaaaattctgtgctaaaacaaaactgacaaatTTGTAAGCTTTCAATAGGTAGCATCTTATTctagtgcaaaaaaatgtgtccCACTTCTGTATCAAGTATAGTCTAATTAATGTTTGCAAAACCGCGCACGCTTTGCTTTGACTAAACCGTCTTTGATGATtgcaaaaatgcactttcagttCACGAAAGTTTGGATTGTCTTCAGTGTTTAtgtaaacatgcatgttagctgTCGTGGAGGCTAATTTTGACGTTTGCAAAACACCTGCCTCAGATGCATTGAAGACAAAATGGTCTTTGATatgtatgaatttttttttttttaatttgggtgAGGTCTACGACTACTAAATAATTTTGTCTAGACATTTGAGAAGAGAAAATTTCACTAAGGTCTACAAAAATGTGTACTTTAGGtttatagaaaaacaaaaattttcatTGTTGTCAAAATCGCATGTTAGGTTCTCTGAGGACTTCAAATTGCctttgtaatttttgtaaacGCTTACACACTATATTGCCTTTCCttatgaaaatgtttgattCATTCAAGACTATAttgtctttataaaaaaaaaaaaaaatcacctacaTTATGTTCCCTGAACACCCAAAAATGTCCATGTTTGCAAAAATGTGTACCTAGATGTAGTGAAGaccaaagtgtttttgtttgaagtaaaaaaataaataaataaaaacttaccaTAATTGAAGAGTCAGAATGTATACAAAAACAAGCAAGTTAGATTTGTTGAAGGCTCTAACTTGTTTTTAATACTTatggggaaacaaaaacaaaaatcattattttttaacgTATTCATGTAGAATTTATCCACAGGGTGCCCTCATGCTTTTCTACATTGCAAGAATTGCCCTGCTGAAAGGAAACATCACATTTGTAAGGGTTCCGCACGAAATTCGCTTGATTGTGGCTCCACCTGTTTGCTGATTGTTGCACTTTTTCTGTCCAGGCTCAGGAAAAGTTCCACGCTTGCATCGCCGCTCAGCAGGAGTGGCGGCAGATTCACCACCTGTGCTACTGGGAGCTCATGTGGGCCTACTCCTTTGAACAGAATTGGCGGGAAGCCTACCATTACGCTGATCTGCTCTGCAAGGAGAGCAAATGGTCGCAGGTGATTCTTTGATGTTTCTTAGTGTTTATTAAATCTTTTGTTTTGGATTCAGCAActggaaatgaaaacatttgttacattttttgaaGACTGGATATTGTCTCATTCTTGGCTTGTAGGCCGTCTACGTGTTCCAGAAGGCGTCCATACTGAGCATGCTCCCGGAGGAGGAAGTCAAGAAACTGGGCGAAAACGTGGCGGATTTATTCAGGTATGCAAAAAGGAGACAACAGCGACCTTACGGGGAGTTGacggtagggatgtcacgatgagggaaaagtcaggttgatttctatttgtgcagttctagcaccctctagtggctagtttattagtgcaattaaattttaattagggatgttttggccttttatgtttaaaatctatgctaattggcaGATgtaagggaacctaatttgcttgtgaagcgatcaatgtgtgctagcattagcaaataagtgcttcaatattgttatgagagattgtaggtggtttatatgcattgctgttatgtacaaaggtacaatattgtgtttttttattttataatagcATGAGCTctcatttttacaatattgtgatcttttgtaaatatcgcccccacaatattgtgataattaatcgtatcgtgaccttcatatcgtgataatatcgtatcgtgatgtttggatattgttacatccctagttgacGGTAGTGTTGCTTTGCAGGGAGGTGGACGGTCTGAGGCTGAGGATGGCCGGAAAGTCCATCCCGACTGAGAAGTTTGCGGCCAAGAAGGCTCAGCGCTACGCCTCCTCCAAGGCCGTCAAACTGGTCGTCCCAGCTCTggtgaggactttttttttttttttttttttccccctccttggGATTCACTGAATTAAGACAAAATGTCGTCCATTTTGCGGCTCACAGGAGATGATGTACGTGTGGAACGGCTTCACCATTGTCGGCAAAAGAGCCGACTTGACGGAAAGCATCCTGGCTACGTTGGAGAAAGCCGAGGAGGAGCTCAAGTATAATTCAAGTGAGGACGAAGACCACagtaatgaataaaaaaaaaaaaaaactcttttcctcAAACTTAACCACTGTTCATAATGCACAGACCCGTCAGACTACCACCTCGATGACCAGTGTGTGGTTCAGCTGCTAAAGGGTTTGTGCCTGAGGCAGTTGGGGCAGCTCGACCAGGCGGAGGTCTGTTTCACCCGCGTCTTATCCAGGTGAGATCCACGTTCACAGTCAcacacatacaggactgtctcagaaaatttgaatattgtgataaagtccattattttctgtaatgcaattgaataagcaaaaatgccatacattcttgattcattacaaatcaacagaAATATTGCAAACcttatattgttttaatattgctgattatggcttcttttttttttttttttttttttttacttggtctgaggaaatgttctaatattttgagataggatatttcagttttcttaagctgtaagccataatcaacaatcaCTTTTAAAGAAGTGtgaaaaaaataccccaaaatgACCAATGTTAAATTTTACCACTTGTCACAAAAAGCCCGTTTAGTCACAACAACATGGATTCCAGAAGACAGGCCCAACATGGGAAGTTTACATGAACATTCGTTAATAAacacttttgttattgtttattatgtgACTTAATTtgcggagattttttttttaagattcatTCAGACCCCCTTTTAAAGGGGCAGTGcttgattataataataataataatgatgatgatgatgcatcaGAGGTTGACTGGCCCTTTTAGGGATCAATAAGTCATCTGAATCGTTTATAGATCAAATAAATGCCCGTCAAGTCACATCTATGTGATTTCCAACTACATCACACTGTAGCTGATAcggtacttaactcattcactcccagccattttcacagaagcaatcccgttcgctcccggacgttttactggattttgactgattttgcaaggcccaaagaatattgtgttctattgctataaaaatatggacctatcaaaagaaagattaaagtctcttctttcatcaggaaaaaaaaagtaagtttctatctgtttccgttttgcagcaattagcattagaagagagataagtttcatcagttttcacaaacctatttaaaattgtaagtaatttagctttttttctagatggccctggttgatttcctttgctctgctgccacctgctggccgtttatgtaataactaccatttctgcaaccgttctttgcagttgagaggctgcatcaaagccttctgtgtgctctagcataaaaaaataaaaataaataaaaaaaacgtataaatacgtctttgggacacttaaaacataaaaaaactaacgtatttacacgttattgggagcaaatgagttaaacagggATTTTCTCCCTTTCATAATCTACTATAGCTTGTTAGACATGTTTTTTTAGGCTTGCTTTCTGTTCTTGTATTTTCTTATAAAATTAAAAGTCAAACATTGAGGCGTTCGTTGCGGCCGTTTTGTCACAGCGAAAGCGACCTGCAGCACGACAAGTACCTGGTGCCGTTCACCATGTACGAGATGGGCCTGCTGCACAAGCAGAGGGGCGACATCGAGAAGGCCATCGTGGTGATGGAGAGCGCCAAGTAAGTCGATACTCAAAGTTGAAATGTTCCTTTGAATTTGTCCTGCAACAAACGTGGTAAACAAGCCATTGCGACTTGCAGGATGGACTACAAAGACTACAGCATGGAGTCGCGGCTTCACTTCCGCATCCACGCCGTGCTCAACAGCATGGGCTCCTTTGCCGCCAAGATGCCGCCCTCGCGTACGCCGGCGTGAGCGCTTCCATAACTGCGCTCTTTTTATCGGGTTATCATACGAGCACATGACTCCAACTGGGCCTCCAGGACATCTTATTACACAACTTATACCGTAAATGTCACACTGTGACTTCTTGTATTTAACGGTAAAAGCATAGTGCGCACACACACTATTTATCTTTCATGTTGGCAATTCGTTCTTGTACTGAAATGTCTTCATATAGTGTCCCATTGTTTACCTTCTTCTGTAGGTGCTGCTCTTTTAGTTTGCATCTAGGCTCAGCCGTGAAATGTCAAGTTATCTGAAATTATGTATTGATTTCATCAGTGACCACACGTTTTCTTCCCCGATAAGAAAAGCGAAGCAGCTTTGTGGAGAGAGGTTTTTATTTGTTCAAGAGGCGGCGTCTATTTGCAGTTGGTGGCCACTATTTGACAACGGGCATTTATTTACTCAACGGAAGATAGGCAAGGCCTCTaattgaacacttttttttttttttttttttttttttgtcctgttatATTACTTCAGTCTGTCTATCATGTTAGCGCTGCCTTCATAATATTCAGGGAACTTCTTGACGACAGACACTAgaatagtgtgtgtgtgtgtgaacatgagtaggtgctgctgttttggttagcaactgaGTTCCAATTGGGCTGTGCATTAGTTAACTTTAAATGTCTCTGTGTAAAGGCTCTGAAAAtagatcttttttcttttcttttttttttgtcgtcccaCTAGTTCCCACCCGTTTTCTTTCTGCCTGTGAAATGGGCAACATCTCTTAAGAGTTGGGGACACTCTTTGAGGAAATACATTCAACATTTAGGAATaaactttttccacttttttttttttatctttgtgcAGTTCCAATATGTTTAGGTGCTGAAATGCTGTAATCCTTCCCATCTGTAGTGACTGGTTAGGGGTGTTTATTTACTTCAGATAAGACAAGACCTTAAAACACAATCACAGCATTACGTTCGATCATCCACTTAATACTAGTGTAACGTTACATGCTCCAGCAGGTGCTGCTGTCTTGGTGAGCAACAGAGTTCAAATGGGCTCAGCAGGTAACTACTGTGTGGAGAAACAGATAGCGTCTCTTAAATTATGTGATTTTCATCGGCTATGTCTCGTTTACTTTCTTGATGGGAAAAGTGAGACATTATTTGAGGAAAGGTGTTTATTAAAGTTGGGGTCAcgatttgagggaaaaaaaaacagtagtccTCTTCTGGTGCTAGTGGATGTGATGTTTTGTAAATAACAGTTtatgtatactgtattttttttcctctgtatgAAATGTATCAGATGTGCTGAATAAACCTTAATAATTGACCTAATTGTGATTATATGgttgtggctgttttttttgttttgtttttttttgttttgtttttcccccaatgGTTCTAGTTAAGTTAGATATGTTCGTGTTATGTTTTTATACAATGCTGAGCTTGTCTTTTATGTGGAACAATTGATTATATTAGTGTTGGTTTTAAATCTTTGTTGAGCCAAagtacatattttacattagaaaaaaaaaaatgccacgccGCCACCACCAAACACAAATAAGACAAATGTGGCAGATTGTATGAATGTCAAATTACACAGGCTAATTGTACTTTTTGCAATTTAGTGAAAGTGCATTTAACTTTTCTGTCATTATTTGTCACAGATAAATGAACAAAGATACTTTACTTGAGATAGGACATGAGATGTATCAAAATCAGGGATGGGCGAACacggtcctcaagggccagaGTGCTGCatattttggatgtttcccttttccaacacagctgatatatgatcagctcatcagcaagctctgcataagcctgataaagatcctgttgattggaatcagcttgcattggaagagggaaacctccaaaacctgcaggattccgGCCCTCTGGGACCGGGTTTctccacccctgatctaaaaatatcaaagataaatctgaaaaaaatatttaaaaagaaatcttgcctcagtttactcacaatttgaagtcaagttttttttttttttgtttgggttttttttttttaactctccaTCTCGCAAAAGATAATATAGCTGTTCTGCTATGGATATATAGATCGATAAATTACTGATAAATTACTAataatttactgaaaatgatatcTCAATTTGCTCACAAATTAATTTTACCTTCTGCCATTTAGTTCTGTGGGTCACTGTAAAGATGGATCTTGAACgtggatatttatttatagtaaataatttTGTGAAATTGGAGAATTTCCCTCAACACACCTGATAATCGCTCAAAAATCCCACAGATATCTATATATATAGCTGTATATATTTTGGTTGCCATGACGCGTCAATCAAATGGGGGAAGATCACGTGGTGTATCATGTGACCCGCCCAGgaaggaggaaggaggagggaggaggaggaaagaagATGGAAGGGAACCGAGACGAGGCTGAGAAATGTATCAACATCGCGTCGAAAGCCATCGAGGCGGGGGACAAGGAGAAGGCGCTCAAGTTCCTCAAGAAGGCGGAGAAGCTCTTCCCCACGCCGCGAGCCAAAGGTAAGGTGTTGTTTCCGGTTAGCCGCCTCGCCGGTTTGGTGGGGGTCCACCAGGGACGATAATCCAGCCGGCCAGAGCGGTTGACAGACTGACCgtataatcacatttaaataGGCAGCAGACAGCTAAATGACCATAACGCCACGTTTGAAAGTCAGTGtgttaattaaagaaataacatGTCACCAAGAAGTGAAGGCTTGTTAAAAAGCTAATAGCGAGCTTGTACGCTAATCAACAAGCTAAGCTGTTTATGCGTGTTAGCGCGTTTGTAAGGGTCGTTCACAACTATCGCGAATAATGTTCAGtttttgtgggattttttttcgcCCAAAATGACAAGCCAAACTGTTTATTTTTGGCGTAGTTGTGAGCATTAGCACCACCTTGGCTAACTTAAAATCCTACGAAACGTTACTGATCGGTCAGAATTGTCAGCGCCGTGACGTCATCAACATGAGCCACAGGGTGAGGTGAGGAAAGGTAAATTCATGTTAACGTTAGACGACAAATTGACCTGTTGTCAAAATTACACAACTaaacaaaattatatatatttaaaaaaaaaaatcaaaagacaTACTTTTTAAAACGCATCACTTTTGTAAAATGCCCTGAGTCAACCTTTGTTGTGCATTGATGcaatataaatacaattgaatggattattattattgttattattattattattattattattattattattattatgtgtgtTTTagaagaattttttattttttttaaataaatgtgaaccAGTTATGTTTGGCAAGCAGAGTGGATTTTATTACCATTGTCAGTGAAAGGTACAATCACAActaggtttttttttgcagaatacagcacaaaatattttgaaaatttgcaagaagagaaaacaaaaattgtataataataataatattaataataatatattgagAATTAAGTATAAatgtaagggattttttttctttctttttaggggggaaaaaagttacGATGTTAGAAGCATaaacttaaagggacacttgaatCATTGACAATTTTCagtagtgaaaagttaatattttgtctagaatgaatttgataacttcattatttttcatgacaattaatacttttaaaaagtaatttttctacttacaCAAGTACTTACTGTactctcagcacaggtgatgtcatcatcagtcgacagcaagtagaaacattactttttaaaatgtattaattgtacatgaaaaataatgaagttaccatattaattatagacaaaatattaactttttactgctgaaaatggctcaatgagtcaagtatccctttaagaaatgTAGGAAGAAACTTTATCCAAGTAATGATTCAgtttaaatgtgtaaatgtaTATCATACCGAAATAAAAGTTTCAAAACAATCCGTAAAGCTTAGATACAACCAACTGTACTTCACTAGTGATTCATTTgggtaccactagagggagcccacatAACACTGATGGTACTCGTACCACACTTTAACAAATCACTCCTGTACATCAATGTGATGTTGCCCTCTTATTTTCTTTAATCACAGCCTTGTTGGAAGCGCTAACCAGGAATGGGAGCTCTGCGGCTAACGGCGTGCATCGGAGGCGTCCGGCGGAAGATGGCGGCGCGCATGCGGCGAAAGAACGCACGGAGTCCTCCGCCGAATCCTCCAAGGTGTTCACGCAAGAGCAGGTGGAAGGGGTCCAAAGGTGAGTGCTGGCTTAAAATGTGACAGGGGGCACTTGTTAATGTTCATCTTGAGACgttcatccatcaatccatccattttctgtagcgCTTGTGCACATTATGGATGTTGACGCTCCATGCCAAAATTCATTCAATCAAATTGCAGCCTTAGCGGTTTTAAAATTGCATCTTACGACATTGCGATCTCAATTTGGATTTGTTTAATTGTTCAGCTCTCGCGAGTATTTTGTAACTGTTGGTCTTACTTATTTTCTGTTAGAATAAAACGCTGTAAAGACTACTACGAAGTGCTCGGCGTCACCAAAGAAGCCAGCGAGGACGAGCTGAAGAAGGCGTACAGGAAACTGGCCCTCAAGTTCCACCCGGACAAGAACCACGCTCCCGGAGCGACGGACGCCTTTAAAAGTACGTCTCCCTCAGTCgccttttacacaaaaaaaatatactgtaaaaCTAATCTGAGCTCCGCGTGCTTCGCCAGAGATCGGAAACGCGTACGCGGTGCTGAGCAATCCGACTAAACGGCGGCAGTACGACCTCACGGGCAGCGAAGAGCCAAGCGGACCGGGTCACTCgcatggcggcggcggcggcggcggcggcggctttgACTTCCACAGAGGCTTCGAAGCAGACATCACGCCTGAAGATCTCTTCAACATGTTCTTTGGAGGAGGATTCCCCTCCTGTGAGTTACACAccagagttattatagttttgcaatttttcatattagttagtttttacttcgttttgagttttatttttatttggttagttttcagggtgtttttttttatgtgtattgtgtgcaatattattgttttttgaattttagttttagttttttcattagttttagttaactaaaataaccttgttatACACATACAAATATGGCAACCAGGGCTGCAACTaactattattttaataattgattgaCTCACTTGCTCCCCAAaacttatgtttttattttaaatgttttcaagtgtcccaaagacgtgtttataattttttttgtttttttttgtttatgctgctagagcatacagaaggctttgatgcagcctcatcggcaaagaatggttgcagaaattgtagttattacacaaatggccagcaggtggaagcagaacaaaggagatcaaccagggtcatgttggaAAACattcctcacaattctaaatagatttgtaaaaaattattaaacttagctatattctaatgctaattgctgcaaaatggaagcagatagaaatatacttttttttttttttttccctgatgaaagaagagacttgaatctttcttttgataggttacatgtttttatagcaatagaacacaatcatattctgtgggccttgcaaaaatcagtcaaaatccagtaaaacagccagtagcgaacgggattgcttctgtgaaaaaggctgggagtgaatgagttaatctgttGTATAACTGAGgaattgattatttaaaaaaagttttaatttcCATTCCTTTATTCACAAAATTGACACCCAATCTGACTGCAGAAAA encodes the following:
- the LOC144020409 gene encoding tetratricopeptide repeat protein 39B-like, whose translation is MEIEDYSQQQVEDKPCSGNVLEPPMDLEAALRECSGALDLFLNNRFADALALLKPWKSQSMYHAMGYSSMLVMQAGMTFDPKDMNAAMESLSDALLTCQRFRKKTGIMETLANLWSRQSPENLTEEEMHAELCYAEVLLQKAALTFLDESIISFIKGGMRIRNSYQIFKECQAIIQSNTPMEKTSTHIHFKGGVSMGIGSFNLMLSLLPTRILKLMEFLGFSGDRELGLSELRAGASSGSLRSILSTLTLLMFHLYISVILGPGDVDLIEAETLLEPYAERFPKGALMLFYIARIALLKGNITFAQEKFHACIAAQQEWRQIHHLCYWELMWAYSFEQNWREAYHYADLLCKESKWSQAVYVFQKASILSMLPEEEVKKLGENVADLFREVDGLRLRMAGKSIPTEKFAAKKAQRYASSKAVKLVVPALEMMYVWNGFTIVGKRADLTESILATLEKAEEELKYNSNPSDYHLDDQCVVQLLKGLCLRQLGQLDQAEVCFTRVLSSESDLQHDKYLVPFTMYEMGLLHKQRGDIEKAIVVMESAKMDYKDYSMESRLHFRIHAVLNSMGSFAAKMPPSRTPA
- the dnajb14 gene encoding dnaJ homolog subfamily B member 14, with amino-acid sequence MEGNRDEAEKCINIASKAIEAGDKEKALKFLKKAEKLFPTPRAKALLEALTRNGSSAANGVHRRRPAEDGGAHAAKERTESSAESSKVFTQEQVEGVQRIKRCKDYYEVLGVTKEASEDELKKAYRKLALKFHPDKNHAPGATDAFKKIGNAYAVLSNPTKRRQYDLTGSEEPSGPGHSHGGGGGGGGGFDFHRGFEADITPEDLFNMFFGGGFPSSSAQSFTNGRTSYSHHADYRQERTEERGDGGFSMFIQLMPIVVLILVSILSQMMVSPPPYSLYSRPSTGQTVKRQTENLQVDYYVTRDFKSEYKAAALQQIEKSVEEDYVTNVRNTCWKERQTKTDLLYAAKVYRDDRMRKKAELMTMENCKELDRLNNLFRGG